The following are encoded together in the Bradyrhizobium algeriense genome:
- a CDS encoding MFS transporter: MSIGSASPAFTFVLIMGAVDFFGDTTYSGGASMNGPFLASLGAGAAVISVTAGLSEFLNYLTRGISGYLADKTGKYWRIAFVGYALNLIAVPAIALAGHWTLAAGLVLLQGIGRGMRKPIVEAMLSYATSQHGRGWVYGVHNALDAGGRTVGPLFIALLLFLHGQHRTGYVLLAIPCLLALASLTFARHQFPVPSRLEEHRSAPAKGFTPAYWLYMLAGACFAAGLMSFELIAYHLSRSGLATVYWVPLFLAFGTACGVMASLGLGKLYDRIGLPVILIAVVLTALFSPLVFLGGFYRALLGMAFWGIGQVTQDMLLKAVVAGVLPESRRNLAFGLFFAGYGSGWLLGSIATGLLYEQSRLALVIFAVAVQFASLPLFVIARRRQGAAGS; encoded by the coding sequence TTGTCGATCGGTTCCGCGTCGCCCGCCTTCACCTTCGTACTCATCATGGGCGCCGTTGATTTCTTCGGCGACACGACCTACTCAGGTGGCGCGAGCATGAATGGGCCGTTCCTCGCCTCATTGGGAGCTGGCGCGGCCGTCATCAGCGTTACCGCGGGTCTGAGCGAATTCCTGAACTATCTCACCCGCGGCATTTCCGGCTATCTCGCCGACAAGACGGGAAAGTATTGGCGCATCGCCTTTGTCGGCTATGCACTCAACCTGATTGCCGTCCCAGCGATCGCGCTGGCTGGACATTGGACTCTGGCAGCCGGGCTTGTCCTCCTCCAGGGCATCGGTCGGGGCATGCGCAAGCCGATCGTCGAGGCGATGCTCTCCTACGCCACAAGCCAGCACGGCAGAGGCTGGGTCTATGGCGTCCACAACGCCTTGGACGCCGGTGGCCGGACCGTCGGCCCTCTCTTCATCGCGCTGCTGCTCTTCCTGCACGGCCAGCATCGGACGGGCTATGTCCTGCTCGCTATCCCCTGTCTGCTCGCGCTGGCCTCTCTGACTTTCGCGCGCCACCAGTTCCCGGTCCCCTCGCGGCTTGAGGAACATCGCAGCGCACCAGCGAAAGGATTCACGCCGGCCTATTGGCTCTACATGCTGGCAGGGGCATGCTTCGCGGCCGGACTCATGAGCTTCGAGCTCATTGCCTACCACCTCTCCCGCAGCGGCCTGGCTACTGTTTATTGGGTGCCGCTCTTCCTGGCATTCGGCACCGCTTGTGGCGTGATGGCAAGTCTCGGCCTGGGCAAGCTGTACGACAGGATCGGATTGCCGGTCATCCTCATCGCGGTCGTCCTGACGGCTCTCTTCTCGCCGCTTGTATTCCTCGGCGGCTTCTATCGAGCGCTCTTGGGAATGGCGTTTTGGGGCATCGGCCAGGTCACGCAAGACATGCTGCTGAAAGCCGTTGTCGCCGGCGTCCTACCGGAGAGCCGACGAAATCTCGCCTTCGGACTGTTCTTTGCGGGTTATGGAAGTGGTTGGCTGCTCGGCAGCATCGCGACCGGTCTTCTGTATGAGCAGTCGCGGCTCGCGCTCGTTATATTCGCCGTCGCAGTCCAGTTCGCATCGCTGCCGCTGTTCGTGATCGCGCGGCGGCGGCAGGGAGCGGCGGGATCCTAA
- a CDS encoding RidA family protein: protein MAKRDAIFPTGRQALYERNRYSAAIRSGDFLFVSGQVGSREDGSPEPDFEKQVQLAFDNLAAVLKAAGCMFDDVVDVTTFHTDPSTQWNTIATVRLMRRDSFTPSRMRRRSLGSASKL from the coding sequence ATGGCCAAGCGCGATGCGATCTTCCCTACCGGCCGACAGGCGCTCTACGAGCGCAATCGCTATTCAGCGGCGATCCGCTCGGGCGACTTTCTCTTCGTCTCGGGCCAGGTCGGCAGCCGCGAGGACGGATCGCCCGAGCCGGACTTCGAAAAGCAGGTCCAGCTTGCCTTCGACAACCTTGCTGCAGTGCTGAAGGCCGCCGGTTGCATGTTCGATGACGTCGTTGACGTGACGACCTTCCACACCGATCCTTCCACACAATGGAATACGATTGCCACCGTTCGCCTGATGCGCCGGGACAGTTTCACGCCTTCGAGAATGCGGCGGCGATCACTCGGATCGGCCAGCAAGTTATAG
- a CDS encoding Ku protein, producing the protein MAPRANWKGFLRLSLVTCPVALYPATSESEKVSFNQLNRKTGHRIKYAKVDADTGEEVANEDIVKGYKVDTDTFIEVTKEELENVALESTRTIEIDEFVDRSEIDPRYLIRPYYLRPDGKVGHDAFAVIRETIREMNKVAIGRVVLTNREHIVALEPLDKGLMGTLLRYPYEVRSADEYFDDIQDVKVTKDMLDLAKHIVNQKAGHFEPDKFEDQYETALIDLINQKRAGKPITAKARPRGENVVDLMDALRKSIGGGAAAATEAPKKPARKARKAAAGQKEMLMPIAGKKPAKEATKKSAARPQRKSA; encoded by the coding sequence ATGGCCCCCCGCGCTAACTGGAAAGGCTTTCTGCGCCTTTCTCTCGTCACCTGTCCGGTCGCGCTCTATCCGGCTACGTCGGAATCCGAAAAGGTCTCGTTCAATCAGCTCAACCGAAAGACCGGCCACCGCATCAAATACGCCAAGGTGGATGCTGACACCGGCGAGGAGGTCGCCAACGAGGACATCGTCAAGGGCTACAAGGTCGACACCGACACCTTCATCGAGGTGACGAAGGAGGAGCTCGAGAACGTCGCGCTGGAATCGACGCGAACCATCGAGATCGACGAGTTCGTCGACCGCAGCGAGATCGATCCGAGATATCTCATCCGGCCTTACTATTTGCGCCCCGACGGCAAGGTCGGGCACGACGCTTTCGCCGTCATTCGCGAAACCATCCGGGAGATGAACAAGGTCGCAATCGGTCGCGTCGTGCTGACCAACCGGGAGCACATCGTCGCACTCGAGCCGCTCGACAAGGGGCTGATGGGGACGCTGCTGCGCTATCCCTACGAAGTCCGTTCCGCAGACGAGTATTTCGACGATATCCAGGATGTGAAAGTCACGAAGGACATGCTCGATCTCGCCAAACACATCGTCAACCAAAAGGCGGGACATTTCGAGCCGGACAAGTTCGAAGACCAGTACGAAACCGCCCTTATCGATCTCATCAATCAGAAGCGCGCCGGCAAACCGATCACCGCGAAAGCCCGTCCGCGGGGTGAGAACGTGGTCGACTTGATGGACGCGCTGCGGAAGAGCATCGGAGGAGGCGCGGCGGCAGCGACAGAGGCGCCAAAGAAGCCAGCCAGGAAGGCGCGCAAGGCGGCGGCCGGGCAGAAGGAAATGCTGATGCCGATTGCCGGCAAGAAACCGGCCAAGGAGGCCACGAAGAAGTCGGCGGCCAGACCGCAGCGGAAGTCAGCCTAG
- a CDS encoding HAD family hydrolase, translated as MEDCELPKAAIFDLDGTLLDSVDLHALVWQEALLKFGPDVSFEQVRGQIGKGGDKLIPVFLSADDQRDHGEKLEEWRGNRFKTEYLPLVRPFSAVPNLLRRVREAGLQIAIASSAKKDEVDKYLDIARIVDLVDLATSSDDVDESKPAPDIFKIVLKKLKIDGADAVAIGDTPYDAEAAAKVEVRTVGVLCGGFTENELRKAGCAEVYPGPAALLACFEHSLLRK; from the coding sequence ATGGAGGACTGTGAGTTGCCAAAAGCCGCTATCTTCGATCTGGACGGCACGCTTCTGGACTCGGTGGATCTCCACGCGCTGGTATGGCAGGAAGCTTTGCTCAAGTTTGGCCCCGATGTCAGCTTTGAACAGGTTCGAGGCCAGATCGGCAAAGGCGGGGACAAGCTCATTCCCGTCTTCCTGTCCGCCGACGACCAACGAGACCATGGCGAAAAACTGGAAGAGTGGCGCGGAAATCGCTTCAAGACGGAGTATCTGCCGCTTGTGCGTCCCTTCTCGGCGGTCCCGAACCTGCTGCGACGCGTGCGCGAGGCTGGACTTCAGATCGCAATTGCCTCCTCGGCCAAGAAGGATGAAGTCGACAAGTACCTCGACATCGCTCGCATCGTCGATCTCGTGGACCTCGCAACTTCTTCCGACGACGTAGATGAATCAAAACCGGCTCCGGACATCTTCAAGATCGTTCTCAAGAAGCTTAAGATCGATGGCGCCGACGCCGTCGCGATCGGTGACACGCCATACGATGCGGAAGCGGCCGCTAAGGTGGAGGTTCGCACGGTCGGTGTACTCTGTGGAGGCTTCACGGAGAACGAATTGAGGAAAGCCGGGTGCGCCGAGGTGTATCCGGGGCCCGCTGCGCTACTAGCGTGTTTTGAACATTCGTTGCTGCGCAAGTAG
- a CDS encoding NUDIX domain-containing protein, whose protein sequence is MPALKKTSRRSTLSAGILAYRKGARGLEVLLVHPGGPFWRKKDGGAWSIPKGEIDAADAPEQVARREFAEELGPSASIGPLQPLGEIRQRGGKRVIAFAGEGHFDPAALISNTFDIEWPPRSGRRQSFPEVDRAEWFDIEFARTKMLSAQVELLDRLLATAAESDGR, encoded by the coding sequence ATGCCTGCGTTGAAAAAGACTTCGAGGAGATCGACGTTGAGCGCGGGCATTCTGGCCTACCGGAAAGGCGCTCGCGGGCTCGAGGTTCTGCTCGTCCACCCCGGCGGTCCGTTCTGGCGCAAGAAGGACGGTGGCGCTTGGTCCATTCCGAAGGGCGAAATCGATGCCGCTGATGCTCCAGAGCAGGTCGCGCGGCGCGAGTTTGCCGAGGAACTCGGCCCGAGCGCTTCTATTGGTCCACTCCAGCCGCTGGGGGAGATTCGACAACGAGGAGGGAAACGCGTCATCGCATTCGCCGGAGAGGGCCATTTTGACCCGGCGGCGCTGATCAGCAATACCTTCGATATCGAATGGCCGCCACGAAGCGGTCGACGGCAGAGCTTTCCCGAAGTCGACCGCGCGGAATGGTTCGATATCGAGTTCGCGCGGACCAAGATGCTGTCCGCTCAGGTAGAACTTCTCGATCGTCTTTTGGCGACCGCGGCTGAGAGCGACGGGAGATGA
- a CDS encoding metallophosphoesterase family protein, translating to MTFRIGIISDTHGLLRPEAERGLMGVDHIIHAGDIGRPEIVDALGRIAPVTAIRGNVDSGEWAREYPDTKLVRLAGKSIYVLHDVKTLQADPGAGIDVIVSGHSHVPKIDTVGGVLYLNPGSAGPRRFKLPITLAMLEVTREGMRPEIHGLAGD from the coding sequence ATGACGTTTAGGATTGGAATTATTTCCGATACACACGGCCTGCTGAGGCCCGAGGCGGAACGAGGCCTGATGGGCGTCGATCACATCATTCATGCCGGCGACATCGGGCGCCCTGAGATCGTCGACGCGCTTGGCCGGATCGCGCCTGTCACCGCCATTCGTGGAAACGTGGACAGCGGCGAATGGGCCCGCGAATACCCCGATACGAAACTCGTGCGCCTGGCGGGAAAGTCGATCTACGTTCTGCACGACGTTAAGACGCTGCAGGCCGATCCCGGCGCCGGCATCGACGTCATCGTCTCCGGGCATTCCCACGTGCCGAAGATCGACACGGTCGGTGGCGTTCTCTACCTGAATCCCGGCAGCGCCGGACCGCGGCGCTTCAAGCTGCCGATCACGCTTGCGATGCTCGAAGTCACGCGTGAGGGCATGCGACCGGAAATCCACGGCCTTGCAGGCGACTGA
- the ligD gene encoding non-homologous end-joining DNA ligase, whose product MSRTSTLPKRLRPMLATLTDAPFDNPGWVFEDKYDGFRMIAEIRRGKVALYSRNGKIISRSYFEVAKALEGVKGDAVIDGELVAIGKDGVSHFQLLQNALRHEAKLLYCAFDLMFENAVDLRKQPLLERKKRLKGILPRHPLIAFSRHRKAKGTKFFTEAERKGLEGVMAKRADSAYASGSRTPDWLKIKTAKRQEVVIAGFTAPRRTRPFFGALVLAVREDDTWRYIGHVGTGFSHKVLEDLHAKLVKLTTPKSLFPAKVKDEAATTWVRPSLVAEVKFAEWTSKGELRQPVYLGLRSDKRAKDVVRERERPRK is encoded by the coding sequence ATGAGCCGGACGTCGACCCTTCCCAAGCGCCTGCGGCCGATGCTCGCTACGCTCACCGACGCGCCGTTCGACAACCCCGGCTGGGTTTTCGAGGACAAGTACGATGGCTTCCGGATGATCGCGGAAATCCGGCGGGGCAAGGTCGCGCTCTACAGCCGCAACGGCAAGATCATCAGCCGCAGCTATTTCGAGGTCGCCAAAGCGCTGGAGGGCGTGAAGGGCGACGCCGTGATCGATGGCGAGCTCGTCGCGATCGGAAAGGACGGCGTCTCACATTTCCAGCTGCTTCAAAACGCGCTGCGTCATGAAGCGAAGCTCCTGTATTGCGCCTTCGATCTCATGTTCGAGAATGCAGTGGACTTGCGCAAGCAGCCTCTTCTCGAGCGCAAGAAGCGGCTGAAAGGGATCCTGCCGCGCCACCCGCTGATCGCCTTCAGCCGTCACCGCAAAGCGAAAGGCACGAAATTTTTCACCGAGGCCGAGCGGAAGGGTCTGGAAGGCGTCATGGCGAAGCGCGCCGACAGCGCGTATGCGTCCGGAAGCCGGACCCCGGATTGGCTGAAGATCAAGACGGCAAAGCGACAGGAAGTGGTGATCGCCGGCTTCACGGCGCCCAGGCGCACCAGGCCGTTCTTCGGCGCCCTGGTCCTCGCCGTGCGGGAAGACGATACATGGCGTTACATCGGACATGTCGGCACTGGCTTCAGCCACAAGGTCCTGGAAGACCTCCATGCCAAGCTCGTGAAGCTGACAACCCCTAAATCACTCTTCCCTGCCAAAGTGAAGGACGAGGCCGCCACGACCTGGGTCAGGCCGTCGTTGGTGGCCGAGGTGAAATTCGCGGAGTGGACGAGCAAGGGCGAACTGCGCCAGCCCGTGTACCTCGGACTCAGGTCCGATAAGCGGGCGAAGGATGTCGTGCGCGAGCGAGAACGTCCGCGCAAATAG
- a CDS encoding cell envelope biogenesis protein TolA, translated as MARKLKTYQTSLGFFDLAIAAPSMKAALEAWGADSNLFHQGAAKESDDPDVIAAAMAKPGVVLRRPVGSDGSFSEHAELPTHLGGGGPTKAARKSKGPKAKKPSSRPVDKVAERKAAFDYERERRSRELERASEEAARQKERERRQQAINKAQAALDKAEQEHAKRAAAIQAEVEALEKRSQTEEARWDEEKERLEAALRRARG; from the coding sequence ATGGCCAGAAAACTCAAGACTTACCAGACTTCGCTGGGTTTCTTCGATCTGGCGATCGCCGCTCCCTCCATGAAAGCGGCTCTGGAAGCATGGGGCGCCGACAGCAATCTCTTCCACCAGGGCGCGGCGAAGGAAAGCGACGATCCGGACGTTATCGCCGCGGCCATGGCAAAGCCCGGCGTCGTTCTCAGGCGCCCGGTCGGATCCGACGGATCTTTCAGCGAGCATGCCGAACTGCCCACTCATCTTGGCGGCGGTGGACCAACGAAAGCCGCCCGCAAGTCGAAAGGCCCAAAGGCGAAGAAGCCTTCCTCTCGCCCCGTCGATAAGGTTGCGGAACGAAAGGCCGCTTTCGACTACGAACGGGAACGGAGGAGCCGCGAGCTTGAACGGGCGAGCGAAGAGGCCGCAAGGCAGAAGGAGCGTGAACGCCGGCAGCAGGCCATCAACAAGGCGCAGGCTGCGTTGGACAAGGCCGAGCAGGAGCACGCGAAGCGGGCTGCCGCCATTCAGGCTGAGGTCGAGGCTCTTGAGAAGAGATCGCAAACCGAAGAAGCCCGCTGGGATGAGGAGAAGGAGCGATTGGAAGCCGCGCTGCGGCGCGCGCGGGGTTAG
- a CDS encoding VOC family protein: protein MSLSIFEIQTDISAMKATSTATNFSVEVVVLPVSDVDRALRFYVDQVGFALDIDYAPNEAFRVVQLTPPGSGCSIQIGKAITSAPAGSVQNIYLVVNDIEVARNRLSKRGVAVGDIRHKTPIDAWDGSFSPGLDPVRKDYASFCEFSDPDGNRWLLQERGYRNS from the coding sequence ATGTCGTTATCGATCTTTGAAATTCAAACGGACATAAGCGCAATGAAAGCAACCAGCACAGCAACCAATTTCTCGGTCGAGGTAGTCGTCCTGCCGGTGAGCGATGTCGATCGCGCGCTTCGGTTCTATGTCGACCAAGTCGGCTTCGCCCTCGACATCGACTATGCACCGAACGAGGCGTTTCGCGTGGTGCAGCTCACGCCGCCGGGCTCCGGCTGTTCGATCCAGATCGGCAAGGCAATCACCTCCGCCCCTGCCGGATCCGTGCAAAACATCTATCTCGTCGTGAACGATATCGAGGTCGCACGCAACCGACTGAGCAAACGCGGCGTCGCCGTCGGCGACATCAGACACAAGACTCCAATTGATGCATGGGACGGCAGTTTCTCGCCCGGCCTCGATCCCGTACGTAAGGATTACGCCAGCTTCTGCGAGTTCTCCGACCCGGACGGCAATCGTTGGCTGCTGCAAGAGCGGGGTTATCGCAATTCATAA
- a CDS encoding MOSC and FAD-binding oxidoreductase domain-containing protein yields MARLLSVNVGLPRDIAWKSRTVHTGIWKEPVQGRCKVGRLNLAGDGQGDLAGHGGEMRAVFVYQIESYRHWQDQLQRTDFVHGQFGENFTIEGLPDDAVCIGDRYRIGSALFEVTQPRVTCYRVGIRVGEPRMPALLTSSGRPGFYFRVLAEGEVGAGDAIVKVGEADERMTVAEINALLYSSEHPRERLERALRIGALSPGWRWSFEALLKGQATGNASGNAGLAPASAAHPVAPGFRPLAITAIEQESADVLSLTMRDPDGRKLPPALPGQYVVLRLRPAGDRPPLLRSYSLSGPPSTEQHRISVKIEPDGAAGTYLRDHARTGDVIEVSSPRGSFILQSGERPVVLLSAGIGATPVLAMLSALAEAHSGRQIMWLHAARDRQHHPFAAEVRRLMRTLPQGRIFVCYSRPSAQDRPGEDFDAAGHLSRSVFEAIGMPQDADVYLCGPNRFMADMKAALVAYGVAPEWQHIEIFNGGEPLNPGIVNATARAPHPPADDSGTGPLVSFARSGIAARWDASGYRNILELAEACDVPVRWSCRTGVCHNCESGLISGAVAYEPQPLDMPPEGNLLICCSQPTGDVVIDL; encoded by the coding sequence ATGGCGCGACTGCTGTCGGTGAATGTCGGACTGCCGCGCGACATCGCTTGGAAGAGCCGCACGGTGCATACCGGGATCTGGAAGGAACCGGTGCAGGGCCGCTGCAAGGTCGGCCGGCTCAACCTCGCCGGTGACGGCCAAGGCGACCTTGCCGGTCATGGCGGCGAGATGCGCGCCGTGTTCGTCTACCAGATCGAATCCTATCGCCACTGGCAGGATCAGTTGCAGCGCACGGACTTCGTCCACGGCCAGTTCGGCGAGAACTTCACCATCGAAGGCCTGCCGGACGATGCCGTATGCATCGGCGACCGCTACCGCATCGGCAGCGCGCTGTTCGAGGTCACGCAGCCGCGCGTGACCTGTTATCGCGTGGGCATCCGGGTCGGCGAGCCGCGGATGCCGGCCCTGCTGACCTCGAGCGGCCGGCCGGGCTTCTACTTCCGCGTCCTCGCTGAGGGCGAGGTCGGCGCCGGCGACGCGATCGTCAAGGTTGGCGAGGCGGATGAGCGCATGACCGTCGCCGAGATCAATGCCCTGCTCTATTCATCCGAGCATCCGCGCGAGCGCCTCGAGCGCGCCTTGCGGATCGGAGCGCTTTCACCGGGATGGCGCTGGTCGTTCGAGGCCTTGCTCAAGGGTCAGGCGACCGGCAACGCAAGCGGCAATGCGGGGCTCGCGCCCGCATCGGCCGCGCATCCGGTTGCGCCGGGATTTCGTCCGCTCGCGATCACCGCGATCGAACAGGAATCCGCCGATGTCCTCTCGTTGACGATGCGCGATCCGGACGGCCGGAAACTGCCGCCGGCCTTGCCCGGCCAGTATGTCGTGCTGCGGCTGCGGCCGGCCGGCGATCGTCCGCCGTTGCTGCGCAGCTACTCGCTGTCTGGTCCGCCGTCGACTGAACAACATCGCATCAGCGTCAAGATCGAGCCGGATGGCGCCGCCGGCACCTATCTGCGCGACCATGCCCGAACCGGCGATGTCATCGAGGTCAGCTCGCCGCGCGGAAGCTTCATCCTGCAATCAGGCGAACGGCCCGTGGTGCTGCTCAGCGCGGGGATCGGCGCGACGCCGGTGCTTGCGATGCTGTCGGCGCTCGCGGAAGCGCACTCGGGACGCCAAATTATGTGGCTGCACGCGGCGCGCGATCGGCAGCATCATCCCTTCGCGGCCGAAGTCCGCCGCCTGATGCGCACGCTCCCCCAAGGCCGCATTTTTGTGTGCTACAGCCGTCCCAGCGCTCAAGACAGGCCGGGTGAGGACTTTGACGCCGCCGGTCATCTGTCGCGATCAGTGTTTGAAGCGATCGGCATGCCGCAAGACGCCGACGTCTATCTCTGCGGGCCCAATCGCTTCATGGCGGACATGAAGGCAGCGCTTGTCGCCTATGGCGTTGCGCCGGAGTGGCAGCATATCGAGATCTTCAACGGCGGCGAGCCGCTCAATCCCGGCATCGTCAACGCAACAGCCCGCGCGCCGCATCCGCCGGCGGACGATTCCGGCACCGGCCCACTGGTCTCGTTCGCGCGCAGCGGCATCGCCGCGCGCTGGGACGCTTCGGGCTATCGCAACATTCTGGAGCTGGCCGAGGCCTGCGACGTCCCCGTGCGCTGGTCGTGCCGGACCGGCGTCTGCCACAACTGCGAAAGCGGCCTGATCTCCGGGGCGGTTGCCTATGAACCGCAGCCGCTGGACATGCCGCCGGAAGGCAATTTGCTCATCTGCTGCTCGCAGCCGACGGGCGATGTCGTTATCGATCTTTGA
- a CDS encoding DUF427 domain-containing protein, whose product MGLSWQQGPLSTGAVGRFLVPEPLPKRLLYVERLRRRMRVRFGGTWVADSENVLLLFEPARYPVAYFPEADIAPGVLERAEQITQHADLGPTSWYSVRAGAEHVAARGAWQHTDLPAYAIDLQGRIAFAWRAMDAFYEEDERIVGHAADPYHRIDIRQASRSLVVRHGDRVVADTKRPLVLYESGFAPRWYVPRENIDEAALAPVKLQTFCPYKGLCSYFSIGDARQAAWSYPDPYLEVRRIANLVSFEPDVVTVHLGGVQLHLEPGQSVVPHGPDRNLDVEEFARA is encoded by the coding sequence CAACAAGGTCCGCTCTCGACGGGCGCGGTCGGCAGGTTCCTCGTGCCCGAACCATTGCCCAAGCGATTACTGTATGTGGAGCGGCTGCGGAGGCGGATGCGGGTGCGCTTCGGCGGCACCTGGGTCGCCGACAGCGAAAACGTGCTGCTCCTGTTCGAGCCGGCCCGTTATCCGGTCGCCTACTTCCCTGAGGCCGATATCGCGCCGGGCGTCCTCGAGCGCGCCGAGCAAATCACCCAGCATGCCGATCTCGGGCCCACCTCCTGGTACAGCGTCCGTGCCGGCGCGGAGCACGTCGCGGCCCGCGGCGCCTGGCAGCATACGGATCTGCCGGCGTATGCAATCGACTTGCAGGGACGCATCGCGTTTGCTTGGCGCGCAATGGATGCTTTCTACGAGGAAGACGAGCGGATCGTCGGCCATGCCGCCGACCCCTATCACCGCATCGACATCCGTCAGGCCTCACGCAGCCTCGTGGTCCGCCACGGCGACCGCGTTGTCGCCGACACCAAGCGGCCGCTGGTGCTCTATGAGTCCGGCTTCGCGCCGCGCTGGTACGTTCCGCGCGAGAACATCGACGAAGCGGCGCTCGCGCCGGTGAAGCTGCAGACCTTCTGTCCTTACAAGGGGCTGTGCAGCTACTTCTCGATCGGCGACGCGCGGCAGGCGGCCTGGTCGTATCCCGACCCCTATCTCGAGGTCCGCCGCATCGCCAACCTGGTCTCGTTCGAGCCTGACGTCGTCACCGTCCATCTCGGCGGTGTTCAGCTGCATCTCGAGCCGGGCCAGTCGGTGGTGCCGCACGGCCCCGACCGCAACCTCGATGTCGAAGAGTTCGCCCGCGCGTGA